The following coding sequences lie in one Cronobacter universalis NCTC 9529 genomic window:
- the flhD gene encoding flagellar transcriptional regulator FlhD yields the protein MHTSELLKHIYDINLSYLLLAQRLISQDKASAMFRLGISEEMASTLGDLTLPQMVKLAETNQLVCQFRFQDHQSITRLTQESRVDDLQQIHTGILLSTRLLNEANGTEDVARKKRA from the coding sequence ATGCATACATCCGAGTTGCTGAAACATATCTACGACATCAACCTGTCATATCTGTTACTTGCACAGCGTTTGATTAGTCAGGATAAAGCGTCTGCGATGTTTCGCCTGGGTATCAGCGAAGAGATGGCGTCCACACTGGGCGACCTGACACTTCCGCAGATGGTGAAACTGGCTGAAACCAATCAGCTCGTCTGTCAGTTCCGTTTCCAGGATCATCAGTCGATTACGCGTTTAACACAAGAATCACGCGTAGACGATCTGCAGCAGATCCATACCGGTATTTTGCTCTCCACGCGTCTGCTCAACGAGGCCAATGGCACCGAAGACGTCGCCAGGAAGAAAAGGGCGTAA
- the otsB gene encoding trehalose-phosphatase: MAEVLAVPPVTRENLAFFFDLDGTLADIKPHPDQVFIPSDVRRLLQKLADMNDGALALISGRSMTELDQLAAPHHFPLAGVHGAERRDIRGQSHVVSLPESLVEHLHQRLEAAIAQMPGTELEAKGMAFALHYRGAPEYEDQILALAEGIASEHKQLGLQPGKCVVELKPLGINKGAAIEAFMNEAPFAGRVPVFVGDDLTDEAGFYVVNQLNGISVKVGQGDTQAKWHLADVPAVHVWLAQLVQEQEKKTSNKRREGYESLSRSI; encoded by the coding sequence GTGGCCGAAGTGTTAGCAGTACCGCCCGTAACCCGCGAAAATCTGGCCTTTTTTTTCGACCTTGACGGCACGCTTGCCGACATCAAGCCGCACCCCGATCAAGTGTTCATCCCCTCCGATGTTCGTCGCCTGCTGCAAAAACTCGCTGACATGAATGACGGAGCCCTGGCATTGATTTCAGGACGTTCCATGACGGAGCTGGACCAGCTTGCCGCGCCGCACCATTTTCCGCTGGCCGGGGTCCACGGGGCCGAGCGTCGTGATATCCGTGGCCAGAGCCATGTCGTGTCGCTGCCGGAATCGCTGGTAGAACATCTGCATCAGCGCCTTGAAGCGGCTATCGCGCAGATGCCAGGGACCGAGCTCGAGGCGAAAGGCATGGCGTTCGCGCTGCATTATCGCGGCGCGCCGGAGTATGAAGACCAGATCCTGGCGCTGGCGGAAGGTATCGCCAGCGAACATAAGCAGCTCGGGCTGCAACCGGGCAAATGCGTGGTGGAGTTAAAACCGCTGGGCATTAATAAAGGCGCGGCTATCGAGGCATTCATGAATGAAGCGCCGTTCGCAGGCCGCGTGCCGGTTTTTGTGGGTGACGATCTCACCGACGAAGCCGGGTTTTACGTCGTAAACCAGCTTAATGGCATTAGCGTGAAAGTCGGGCAGGGGGATACCCAGGCGAAGTGGCATCTCGCCGATGTCCCGGCGGTCCACGTGTGGCTGGCGCAATTAGTTCAAGAACAAGAAAAAAAAACGTCAAATAAAAGGAGAGAAGGCTATGAGTCGCTTAGTCGTAGTATCTAA
- the araG gene encoding L-arabinose ABC transporter ATP-binding protein AraG yields MQTSSPYLSFRGIGKTFPGVKALSDISFDCHAGQVHALMGENGAGKSTLLKILSGNYAPTTGSIAIKGEEVTFNDTTAALNAGVAIIYQELHLVPEMSVAENIYLGQIPHKAGIVNRSLLNYEAKLQLEHLGLDIDPQTPLKYLSIGQWQMVEIAKALARNAKIIAFDEPTSSLSAREIEHLFRVIRELRKEGRVILYVSHRMEEIFALSDAITVFKDGRYVRTFSDMQQVNHDSLVQAMVGRDLGDIYGWQPRSFGPERLRLDAVKAPGVRAPVSLSVRSGEIVGLFGLVGAGRSELMKGMFGGTRITSGQVLIDGEPVAIRAPGDAIRAGMMLCPEDRKADGIIPVHSVQDNINISARRKHISAGCLINNGWEQENARHHIRSLNIKTPGAEQLIMNLSGGNQQKAILGRWLSEEMKVILLDEPTRGIDVGAKHEIYNVIYALAAQGVAVLFASSDLPEVLGVADRILVMREGEIAGELLHEEASESMALSLAMPKTSQAVA; encoded by the coding sequence ATGCAGACATCTTCACCCTATCTCTCGTTTCGCGGCATCGGGAAAACCTTTCCCGGTGTGAAGGCGCTTTCGGACATCAGCTTTGACTGCCACGCAGGCCAGGTTCATGCGCTGATGGGCGAAAACGGCGCCGGTAAATCGACGCTTTTAAAAATTCTCAGCGGCAACTACGCGCCGACCACCGGCTCCATCGCCATCAAAGGCGAAGAAGTCACCTTTAACGACACCACGGCGGCGCTCAACGCGGGCGTCGCCATCATCTACCAGGAGCTGCATCTGGTGCCGGAGATGAGCGTGGCGGAAAACATCTATCTGGGCCAGATCCCCCACAAGGCCGGGATAGTCAACCGCTCGCTGCTCAACTACGAGGCGAAGCTGCAACTGGAGCATCTGGGGCTCGATATCGACCCGCAGACCCCGCTGAAATATCTCTCCATCGGCCAGTGGCAGATGGTGGAAATCGCCAAAGCGCTGGCCCGCAACGCCAAAATTATCGCCTTCGACGAGCCGACCAGCTCGCTCTCGGCGCGTGAGATTGAACACCTGTTCCGCGTTATCCGCGAGCTGCGCAAAGAAGGGCGCGTCATTCTCTATGTGTCGCACCGTATGGAAGAGATTTTCGCCTTAAGCGACGCCATTACGGTGTTTAAAGATGGCCGCTACGTGCGCACCTTCAGCGATATGCAGCAGGTGAACCACGACAGCCTGGTGCAGGCGATGGTCGGGCGCGATCTCGGTGACATCTACGGCTGGCAGCCGCGCAGCTTTGGCCCCGAGCGGCTGCGTCTCGACGCGGTGAAAGCGCCGGGCGTGCGCGCGCCGGTGAGCTTAAGCGTCAGGAGCGGCGAAATCGTCGGCCTGTTTGGGCTGGTGGGCGCCGGGCGCAGCGAGTTAATGAAAGGCATGTTTGGCGGCACACGTATTACCAGCGGCCAGGTGCTGATCGACGGCGAGCCGGTCGCTATCCGCGCGCCGGGCGACGCCATTCGCGCGGGCATGATGCTCTGCCCGGAAGACCGTAAAGCCGACGGCATCATCCCGGTTCACTCGGTGCAGGACAACATCAACATCAGCGCGCGACGCAAGCACATCAGCGCGGGCTGTCTCATCAACAACGGCTGGGAGCAGGAAAACGCCCGCCATCATATTCGCTCGCTGAATATCAAAACGCCCGGCGCTGAGCAGCTGATTATGAATCTCTCCGGCGGCAACCAGCAGAAGGCGATTCTGGGCCGCTGGCTGTCGGAGGAGATGAAAGTGATTTTGCTCGATGAGCCGACCCGCGGGATCGACGTCGGGGCGAAACATGAAATCTACAACGTGATTTACGCGCTGGCGGCGCAGGGGGTGGCGGTGCTTTTCGCCTCCAGCGATCTGCCGGAAGTCCTCGGCGTGGCCGACCGCATTCTTGTGATGCGCGAAGGCGAAATCGCCGGTGAATTACTGCACGAGGAGGCCAGCGAATCAATGGCGCTCAGCCTCGCGATGCCCAAAACCAGCCAGGCTGTCGCTTAA
- a CDS encoding non-heme ferritin-like protein: protein MAPLGVVQKLNAQMNQEFYASNLCLYYSDWCAQQSLNGSATVLRQQAQHNVTQMMRLFDYLKQTGANPVVGALKSVKPDCSSLEAIFHQMQDELGGRHAALSRLMSEAQAARDDAMLAMLGDFEQELRQDEALLATILNELTQARQAGLCAEEADQRLLEMMEQTH, encoded by the coding sequence ATGGCTCCCCTCGGCGTCGTGCAGAAACTTAATGCACAAATGAATCAGGAATTTTATGCATCGAACCTGTGCCTCTATTACAGCGACTGGTGCGCGCAGCAGAGCCTGAACGGCAGCGCGACGGTTCTGCGTCAACAGGCGCAGCACAACGTCACCCAGATGATGCGGCTGTTCGATTACCTTAAACAAACCGGCGCGAACCCGGTGGTTGGCGCGCTTAAATCGGTGAAACCCGACTGCTCAAGCCTGGAGGCGATTTTCCATCAGATGCAGGATGAGCTTGGCGGCCGCCATGCGGCGCTGTCGCGTCTGATGAGCGAAGCGCAGGCGGCGCGTGACGACGCGATGCTCGCCATGCTTGGCGACTTTGAACAGGAGCTGCGTCAGGATGAAGCGCTGCTCGCGACCATTCTTAATGAACTCACCCAGGCGCGTCAGGCCGGGCTGTGCGCCGAAGAGGCGGACCAGCGCCTGCTGGAGATGATGGAACAGACCCACTGA
- the motA gene encoding flagellar motor stator protein MotA: MLILIGYLVILGTVFGGYMITGGELGALYQPAELIIIGGAGVGAFIVGNNGKAIKGTLKALPLLFRRSKYTKSMYMDLMALLYRLMTKSRQQGMFSLERDIENPKESEIFTSYPRILADNTMLEFITDYLRLIISGNMNTFEIEALMDEEIETHESEAEVPANSLALMGDSLPAFGIVAAVMGVVHALASADRPAAELGALIAHAMVGTFLGILLAYGFVSPLATVLRQKSAETTKMMQCVKVTLLSSLNGYAPPIAVEFGRKTLYSSERPSFTELDEHVRAVKSPNQQQVTEDA, encoded by the coding sequence GTGCTGATTTTAATAGGTTACCTGGTCATTCTGGGAACGGTCTTCGGTGGTTACATGATTACCGGAGGAGAGCTTGGTGCACTCTATCAACCTGCTGAATTAATCATCATCGGCGGAGCGGGTGTGGGTGCGTTTATCGTCGGTAATAACGGGAAAGCGATTAAGGGGACGCTGAAAGCGCTGCCGCTGCTGTTTCGCCGTTCGAAATACACCAAAAGTATGTACATGGATCTGATGGCGCTGCTGTATCGCCTGATGACCAAATCGCGCCAGCAGGGCATGTTCTCGCTGGAGCGTGATATCGAGAACCCGAAAGAGAGCGAGATCTTCACCAGCTACCCGCGCATTCTGGCGGACAACACCATGCTGGAGTTCATCACCGATTATCTGCGCCTCATCATCAGCGGCAACATGAACACGTTTGAGATTGAAGCGCTGATGGACGAAGAGATCGAAACGCACGAAAGCGAGGCGGAAGTGCCGGCGAACAGCCTGGCGCTGATGGGCGACTCGCTCCCGGCGTTCGGGATCGTGGCGGCGGTCATGGGCGTGGTGCACGCGCTGGCGTCTGCGGACCGTCCGGCGGCGGAGCTCGGCGCGCTTATCGCGCACGCGATGGTAGGGACGTTCCTCGGCATCCTGCTGGCATACGGCTTCGTGTCGCCGCTCGCCACCGTGCTGCGCCAGAAGAGCGCCGAAACCACCAAGATGATGCAGTGCGTGAAAGTGACGCTGCTGTCGAGCCTTAACGGTTACGCGCCGCCTATCGCCGTAGAGTTTGGTCGTAAGACGCTCTATTCGAGCGAGCGTCCGTCCTTCACCGAACTGGATGAACACGTTCGCGCGGTGAAATCGCCTAACCAGCAGCAGGTGACAGAAGACGCATGA
- a CDS encoding DJ-1/PfpI family protein has translation MKKAAVLLAPGFEEGEAIVTIDILRRLNIEVETLACTDTRAVVSYHAIPLVADARLAERVEATYDALVLPGGPQGSVNLAADPQVIAFVARHDAAGKLICPICSAAARVLGANGLLKGRRYVCSGDLWQDVRDGEYVDAPVVEDGNLISGKGLGRVFDFALTVASRLTGDKPAAREHADHIYYPW, from the coding sequence ATGAAAAAGGCGGCGGTGCTGCTGGCACCAGGGTTTGAAGAAGGCGAAGCCATTGTCACTATCGATATATTACGGCGGCTAAACATTGAGGTCGAAACCCTCGCCTGTACCGATACACGCGCCGTGGTGAGCTATCACGCCATTCCGCTGGTGGCCGACGCGCGCCTGGCGGAGCGCGTCGAAGCAACCTACGACGCGCTGGTGCTGCCGGGCGGCCCGCAGGGCAGCGTAAATCTGGCGGCGGACCCGCAGGTTATCGCGTTTGTGGCGCGCCACGACGCCGCCGGAAAGCTCATCTGCCCCATCTGCTCCGCCGCCGCGCGCGTGCTCGGCGCGAATGGCCTGTTAAAAGGCCGTCGCTATGTCTGCTCGGGCGACCTGTGGCAGGATGTGCGCGATGGCGAGTATGTGGACGCGCCGGTGGTGGAAGACGGCAATCTTATCAGCGGCAAAGGGCTGGGGCGGGTATTTGATTTTGCGCTGACGGTGGCGTCACGCCTTACCGGTGATAAACCCGCCGCGCGCGAACACGCCGACCACATCTATTACCCCTGGTAA
- the flhC gene encoding flagellar transcriptional regulator FlhC — protein MTDKSIVQEARDIQLAMELITLGARLQMLESETQLSRGRLIKLYKELRGSPPPKGMLPFSTDWFMTWEQNIHASMFCNAWQYLLRTGLCSGVDAVIKAYRLYLEQCPQENDEGPLLALTRAWTLVRFVDSGMLELSRCNSCGGNFVTHAHQPVGSFACSLCQPPSRAVKRRKLSRDAADIIPQLLDEQVEQAV, from the coding sequence ATGACCGACAAGAGCATTGTTCAGGAAGCCCGTGATATCCAGCTCGCCATGGAACTCATTACCCTTGGCGCACGTTTACAGATGCTGGAAAGTGAAACGCAACTTAGCCGCGGTAGACTCATTAAACTTTATAAAGAGCTGCGGGGCAGCCCGCCGCCAAAAGGTATGTTGCCCTTTTCCACGGACTGGTTCATGACCTGGGAACAGAACATCCACGCCTCGATGTTCTGTAACGCCTGGCAGTATCTGCTGCGCACCGGGTTATGTTCAGGCGTCGACGCGGTCATCAAAGCGTACCGTCTGTACCTGGAGCAATGCCCGCAAGAAAACGATGAAGGCCCGCTGCTGGCGCTGACCCGCGCCTGGACGCTGGTCCGTTTCGTGGACAGCGGAATGCTTGAATTATCTCGCTGCAACAGCTGCGGCGGCAATTTTGTTACCCATGCACACCAGCCGGTTGGCAGCTTCGCATGCAGCCTGTGCCAACCGCCGTCTCGCGCCGTAAAAAGACGTAAACTTTCGCGAGATGCTGCCGATATTATTCCACAACTGCTGGATGAACAGGTCGAACAGGCCGTTTAA
- the uspC gene encoding universal stress protein UspC gives MSYSHVLVAVAVTPESHRLVRRAVSIVEPVNGTITLITIATDPELFNQMSAPMLENLRDVMYEETQTFLEALKNAAGYPIAKTIIASGELGEYIHDICEKDDIDLVICGNHNHSVFSKAVCSAKKIVATSRTDLLLVALE, from the coding sequence ATGAGCTATTCCCATGTGCTGGTTGCTGTGGCGGTCACCCCGGAAAGCCACCGCCTTGTCAGGCGGGCGGTATCTATCGTTGAGCCTGTTAACGGCACCATCACTCTTATTACTATCGCCACCGATCCGGAACTCTTTAATCAAATGTCAGCCCCGATGCTCGAAAATTTGCGCGACGTCATGTATGAGGAGACGCAAACCTTTCTGGAAGCCCTGAAAAACGCGGCCGGATACCCGATCGCAAAGACCATCATCGCCAGCGGCGAGCTCGGAGAATATATTCACGATATATGTGAAAAAGATGACATCGACCTGGTGATCTGCGGCAATCACAACCACAGCGTCTTCAGTAAGGCTGTCTGTTCGGCGAAAAAAATCGTCGCCACCAGCAGAACGGATCTGCTGCTGGTGGCGCTGGAGTAA
- the araF gene encoding arabinose ABC transporter substrate-binding protein AraF, producing MHKFTKALAAIGLAAVMSQSAIAETMKLGFLVKQPEEPWFQTEWKFADKAGKDLGFEVIKIAVPDGEKTLNAIDSLAASGAKGFVICTPDPKLGSAIVAKARGYDMKVIAVDDQFVTAKGKPMETVPLVMMAATKIGERQGQELYKEMQKRGWDVKETGVMAITADELDTARRRTTGSMDALKAAGFPEKQIYKVPTKSNDIPGAFDAANSMLVQHPEVKHWLVVGMNDNTVLGGVRATEGQGFKAADVIGIGINGVDAVSELSKAQATGFYGSLLPSPDVHGYKSSEMLYNWVTKGAEPPKFTEVTDVVLITRDNFKEELAKKGLGGK from the coding sequence ATGCACAAATTTACTAAAGCGCTGGCGGCCATTGGGCTCGCCGCCGTTATGTCACAATCCGCTATCGCCGAGACCATGAAGCTCGGTTTTCTGGTGAAACAGCCTGAAGAGCCGTGGTTCCAGACGGAATGGAAATTCGCCGATAAAGCCGGTAAAGACCTGGGTTTTGAAGTGATCAAAATTGCGGTGCCGGACGGCGAGAAAACCCTGAACGCCATCGACAGCCTCGCGGCGAGCGGCGCGAAAGGCTTCGTTATCTGTACGCCGGACCCGAAACTCGGCTCGGCGATTGTCGCCAAAGCGCGCGGCTACGATATGAAAGTCATCGCCGTGGATGATCAGTTTGTGACCGCTAAAGGCAAACCGATGGAAACCGTGCCGCTGGTAATGATGGCCGCGACCAAAATCGGCGAGCGCCAGGGTCAGGAACTCTATAAAGAGATGCAGAAACGCGGCTGGGATGTAAAAGAAACGGGCGTGATGGCGATTACCGCCGACGAGCTCGACACCGCGCGCCGCCGCACCACCGGCTCTATGGACGCGCTGAAAGCGGCAGGCTTCCCGGAAAAACAGATCTATAAAGTGCCGACCAAATCCAATGACATCCCGGGCGCGTTTGACGCCGCCAACTCCATGCTGGTTCAGCATCCGGAAGTGAAACACTGGCTGGTGGTCGGCATGAACGACAACACCGTGCTGGGCGGCGTGCGCGCCACCGAAGGGCAGGGCTTCAAAGCGGCTGACGTTATCGGCATCGGCATCAACGGCGTGGATGCCGTGAGCGAGCTGTCCAAAGCGCAGGCGACCGGCTTCTACGGTTCGCTGCTGCCGAGCCCGGACGTGCACGGCTATAAATCCAGCGAAATGCTCTACAACTGGGTGACCAAAGGCGCCGAGCCGCCGAAATTCACCGAAGTCACCGACGTGGTGCTGATTACCCGCGACAACTTTAAAGAAGAGCTGGCGAAAAAAGGTCTTGGCGGCAAGTAA
- the araH gene encoding arabinose ABC transporter permease AraH — MMSSLTTSGAPKSSFSVGRIWDQYGMLVVFAVLFLACAIFVPNFATFINMKGLGLAISMSGMVACGMLFCLASGDFDLSVASVIACAGVTTAVVINMTESLWLGVAAGLLLGIVSGLVNGFVIAKLKINALITTLATMQIVRGLAYIISDGKAVGIEDESFFTLGYANWLGLPAPIWLTVACLIVFGFLLNKTTFGRNTLAIGGNEEAARLAGVPVVRTKIIIFVLSGLVSAAAGIILASRMTSGQPMTSIGYELIVISACVLGGVSLKGGIGKISYVVAGILILGTVENAMNLLNISPFAQYVVRGLILLAAVIFDRYKQKAKRVA; from the coding sequence ATTATGTCATCACTAACTACATCCGGTGCGCCGAAGTCCTCATTCTCCGTGGGTCGCATCTGGGATCAGTACGGCATGCTGGTGGTCTTCGCCGTGCTGTTCCTCGCCTGCGCTATCTTCGTGCCGAACTTCGCCACCTTTATCAATATGAAAGGCCTGGGACTGGCTATCTCAATGTCCGGAATGGTGGCCTGCGGCATGTTGTTCTGCCTCGCCTCCGGGGATTTCGACCTCTCCGTGGCGTCTGTCATCGCCTGTGCGGGCGTCACCACGGCGGTGGTCATTAACATGACCGAAAGCCTGTGGCTCGGCGTCGCGGCGGGCCTGCTGCTCGGTATCGTGAGCGGGCTGGTTAATGGCTTTGTTATCGCGAAGCTAAAAATTAACGCGCTGATCACCACGCTTGCCACCATGCAGATTGTCCGCGGCCTCGCGTACATCATCTCCGACGGTAAAGCGGTGGGCATCGAAGACGAAAGCTTCTTCACCCTCGGCTACGCCAACTGGCTCGGTCTGCCCGCGCCTATCTGGCTGACGGTCGCCTGCCTTATCGTGTTCGGCTTCCTGCTGAATAAAACCACCTTCGGGCGTAACACGCTGGCGATTGGCGGTAACGAAGAGGCCGCGCGTCTGGCGGGCGTGCCGGTGGTGCGCACCAAGATTATTATCTTTGTGCTCTCGGGCCTGGTGTCCGCCGCGGCGGGTATCATCCTCGCCTCGCGCATGACCAGCGGTCAGCCGATGACCTCCATCGGTTATGAGCTGATTGTGATTTCCGCGTGCGTGCTGGGTGGCGTTTCTCTGAAAGGCGGCATAGGAAAAATCTCGTATGTGGTGGCGGGTATCCTGATCCTCGGGACCGTTGAAAACGCGATGAATTTACTGAATATCTCTCCGTTCGCGCAGTACGTGGTACGCGGGCTGATCCTGCTTGCGGCGGTGATTTTCGACCGTTACAAACAGAAAGCGAAACGCGTCGCGTAA
- a CDS encoding cupin domain-containing protein, which produces MTKACETLYLREPCGGVPNNALPVLLYRHVLPDDADDAAVWFEQRFAQHKWPARWRYPVFTYTHFHTNTHEVLGIYAGEAQIQLGGEAGPVVTLRTGDAVLIPAGVGHKQIDASADFMAVGAYPEGLSPDKFLDEPAQLAQTRKNVAQVAKPISDPLCGTEGGLVTLW; this is translated from the coding sequence ATGACTAAAGCGTGTGAAACGCTGTATCTGCGCGAGCCCTGCGGCGGCGTACCGAATAACGCGCTGCCGGTGCTGCTTTATCGCCATGTGTTGCCCGACGACGCCGACGACGCGGCGGTCTGGTTTGAGCAGCGCTTCGCGCAGCACAAGTGGCCGGCGCGCTGGCGCTATCCGGTCTTCACCTACACCCATTTTCATACCAACACGCATGAAGTGCTCGGCATCTACGCCGGGGAGGCGCAGATCCAGCTGGGCGGCGAAGCGGGGCCAGTCGTCACCCTTCGCACCGGCGACGCGGTGCTGATCCCGGCGGGCGTCGGGCATAAGCAAATCGACGCCAGCGCGGATTTTATGGCGGTGGGCGCGTATCCCGAAGGGCTGTCGCCCGATAAATTCCTTGATGAACCCGCGCAACTGGCGCAAACGCGTAAAAATGTCGCGCAGGTCGCGAAACCCATTAGCGATCCGCTCTGTGGGACCGAAGGCGGCCTTGTCACACTCTGGTAG
- the otsA gene encoding alpha,alpha-trehalose-phosphate synthase — protein sequence MSRLVVVSNRIAPPDDKKSSAGGLAVGILGALKAAGGLWFGWSGEIGNEDAPLKKVTRDNITWASFNLSEQDHDQYYNQFSNGVLWPAFHYRLDLVNFQREAWEGYLRVNSLLADKLKPLIEPDDNLWIHDYHLLPFASELRKRGVNNRIGFFLHIPFPTPEIFNALPTNTELLEQLCDYDLLGFQTENDRVAFLDCLAMQTTLSTSSDGEHTAYGKTFRTEVYPIGIEPEEIAQASAGPLPPKLAQLKAELASVKNIFSVERLDYSKGLPERFQAFETLLEKYPEHHGKIRYTQIAPTSRGDVQAYQDIRHQLETEAGRINGKYGQLGWTPLYYLNQHFDRKLLMKVFRYSDVGLVTPLRDGMNLVAKEYVAAQDPKNPGVLVLSQFAGAANELTAALLVNPYDRDDVAAALDRALKMPLAERIARHSEMLEIVRKNDINHWQEAFIQDLKQVAPRSPERELQNKVATFPKLA from the coding sequence ATGAGTCGCTTAGTCGTAGTATCTAATCGTATCGCCCCGCCGGATGACAAAAAGAGCAGCGCAGGGGGCCTCGCGGTAGGGATACTGGGAGCGCTGAAAGCAGCAGGCGGCCTGTGGTTTGGCTGGAGCGGTGAAATCGGCAATGAGGATGCCCCGCTTAAAAAAGTCACCCGTGACAACATTACCTGGGCGTCATTCAACTTAAGCGAGCAGGATCACGACCAGTATTACAACCAGTTCTCCAACGGCGTATTGTGGCCTGCGTTCCACTACCGTCTGGATCTGGTGAACTTCCAGCGCGAAGCGTGGGAAGGCTATCTGCGCGTCAACAGTCTGCTGGCGGATAAGCTTAAACCGCTGATTGAGCCTGACGATAACCTGTGGATCCACGATTATCATCTGCTGCCGTTCGCCAGCGAACTGCGCAAGCGCGGCGTGAATAACCGCATCGGTTTCTTTCTGCACATTCCGTTCCCGACGCCGGAAATCTTTAACGCGCTGCCGACCAACACTGAACTGCTGGAGCAGCTGTGTGATTACGATCTGCTGGGCTTCCAGACGGAAAACGATCGCGTGGCGTTCCTGGACTGCCTGGCGATGCAGACCACGCTCTCCACCAGCAGCGACGGCGAGCACACCGCTTATGGAAAAACCTTCCGCACGGAAGTTTATCCGATTGGTATTGAACCCGAAGAGATTGCGCAGGCCTCCGCAGGCCCGCTGCCGCCGAAGCTCGCGCAGCTTAAGGCCGAGCTTGCCAGCGTGAAGAATATCTTCTCCGTAGAGCGCCTCGACTACTCCAAAGGGCTGCCGGAGCGTTTCCAGGCGTTTGAGACGCTGCTTGAGAAATACCCGGAGCACCACGGCAAAATCCGCTATACGCAGATTGCGCCGACGTCGCGCGGCGATGTCCAGGCCTATCAGGATATTCGTCATCAGCTGGAAACGGAGGCAGGGCGTATTAACGGCAAATATGGCCAGCTCGGCTGGACGCCGCTCTATTACCTCAACCAGCACTTCGACCGTAAGCTGCTGATGAAAGTCTTCCGCTACTCCGATGTGGGCCTGGTGACGCCGCTGCGCGACGGGATGAACCTGGTGGCGAAAGAGTATGTGGCGGCACAGGATCCGAAAAACCCGGGCGTGCTGGTGCTGTCGCAGTTTGCAGGCGCGGCCAATGAGCTCACCGCCGCGCTGCTGGTGAACCCGTACGATCGCGACGATGTGGCGGCGGCGCTGGATCGCGCGCTGAAAATGCCGCTTGCCGAGCGTATCGCGCGCCACAGCGAGATGCTGGAGATTGTCCGTAAGAACGACATCAACCACTGGCAGGAGGCCTTTATTCAGGATCTAAAGCAGGTCGCGCCACGCAGCCCTGAACGCGAGCTGCAAAATAAAGTGGCGACCTTCCCGAAACTGGCCTGA
- the motB gene encoding flagellar motor protein MotB — MKNSNHPVVIVKKRKHKGHGGGSHGSWKIAYADFMTAMMAFFLVMWLISISSPKELTQIAEYFRTPLSAAITGGHRIADSESPIPGGGDDVTQSQGEVKKQEPNIDELKKRMERNRLQKLRGDLDQLIEADPKLRALRPHLRIDLVQEGLRIQIIDSQNRPMFKTGSAEVEPYMRDILRAIAPVLNGIPNKVSLSGHTDDFPYASGERGYSNWELSADRANASRRELVIGGLDDGKVLRVVGMAATMRLAEKGANEALNRRISLLVLNKQSEDAIVHENAESENESLSVLQQPGAVPPASNPTPSQPVTR; from the coding sequence ATGAAAAACAGCAACCACCCCGTCGTTATCGTAAAAAAGCGCAAGCATAAAGGGCACGGCGGCGGTTCGCACGGCTCGTGGAAAATCGCTTACGCCGACTTTATGACAGCCATGATGGCCTTCTTCCTGGTGATGTGGCTTATCTCCATCTCCAGTCCGAAGGAGCTGACGCAGATTGCGGAATATTTCCGCACGCCGCTGTCCGCCGCCATCACCGGCGGGCATCGCATCGCAGATAGCGAAAGCCCGATTCCGGGGGGTGGGGATGATGTCACGCAGTCGCAGGGCGAAGTGAAAAAACAAGAGCCGAATATCGACGAGCTGAAAAAACGCATGGAGCGTAACCGCCTGCAGAAACTGCGCGGCGATCTGGATCAGCTGATCGAGGCCGACCCGAAACTGCGCGCGCTGCGCCCGCATCTGCGCATCGATCTGGTGCAGGAAGGGCTGCGTATTCAGATTATCGACAGCCAGAACCGTCCGATGTTTAAAACCGGCAGCGCCGAAGTTGAGCCTTACATGCGCGACATCCTGCGCGCCATCGCGCCGGTGCTGAACGGCATACCGAATAAAGTGAGCCTGTCAGGCCATACCGATGATTTCCCGTACGCCAGCGGCGAACGTGGTTACAGCAACTGGGAACTCTCGGCAGATCGCGCTAACGCGTCGCGTCGCGAGCTGGTTATCGGCGGGCTTGATGATGGCAAAGTTCTGCGCGTGGTCGGCATGGCCGCCACGATGCGCCTGGCGGAGAAAGGCGCGAATGAAGCCCTGAACCGCCGCATAAGTTTGCTGGTACTCAACAAGCAGTCGGAAGATGCCATCGTGCATGAAAACGCCGAAAGCGAAAATGAGTCACTGAGCGTATTACAACAACCGGGCGCCGTCCCCCCGGCCTCAAACCCAACACCGTCCCAACCGGTTACGAGGTGA